A single region of the Acidobacteriota bacterium genome encodes:
- a CDS encoding sulfotransferase: MAKRVAETPTDYERPYRPLPVALLNAVGRAARRLGATGRLDVDRMVAKARRRTGLSSFGDEWFMEPLSVLVRSINEEADLTFLGRLIQRRRIEGALATRLRVEELLRRRPEIRDIDLGPIIVIAGLQRTGTTTLHRLIASHPEMRAVEAWEGLNPLPLPREEPGDPHARIRQALIAEKAIAYLAPAFFAVHPAEHDAPEEDVLLLDVSFMSQSAEATMHVPAYSRWLEDQDHTRAYEEFRTLLQVLHWQRPRRHWVLKTPHHMEYMDVALEVFPTATVVRTHRDPLKSIPSFCSMVAHGRGLFSDRVDPKEIGAHWFAKTCRLVELTARVREAADPRRFVDVSYVDLVDNPMAVLGKVYQRAGIPFGPDALKAAERTASRNVQHRYGRHVYEPESFGLNREVIEQGMAAYRKRHSIPRE, from the coding sequence ATGGCGAAGCGGGTTGCCGAAACGCCGACGGACTACGAGCGGCCGTACCGGCCGCTTCCGGTCGCGCTGCTGAACGCGGTTGGGCGTGCGGCACGCCGCCTCGGCGCAACCGGCAGACTCGACGTCGACAGGATGGTCGCGAAGGCCCGAAGGAGAACCGGCCTGTCCAGCTTCGGCGACGAGTGGTTCATGGAGCCCCTGTCGGTCCTCGTCCGCTCGATCAACGAGGAGGCCGACCTCACGTTCCTGGGCCGGCTGATCCAGCGGCGGCGAATCGAGGGAGCGCTGGCTACACGCCTGCGCGTCGAGGAACTGCTCCGCCGCCGGCCGGAGATCCGCGACATCGACCTCGGCCCGATCATCGTGATCGCCGGCCTGCAGCGCACCGGCACGACCACGCTGCATCGGCTGATCGCCTCCCACCCCGAGATGCGCGCCGTCGAAGCCTGGGAGGGACTGAATCCGCTGCCCCTGCCGCGCGAGGAACCGGGCGATCCTCACGCCCGGATCCGACAGGCCCTCATCGCGGAGAAAGCCATCGCCTATCTCGCCCCCGCCTTCTTCGCCGTTCATCCCGCCGAACACGACGCTCCGGAGGAGGACGTGCTGCTGCTCGACGTGTCCTTCATGAGCCAGTCGGCGGAAGCGACCATGCACGTGCCTGCCTACTCCCGCTGGCTGGAAGACCAGGACCATACGCGCGCGTACGAGGAGTTCCGCACACTGCTCCAGGTCCTGCACTGGCAACGACCTCGTCGTCACTGGGTGCTCAAGACGCCACATCACATGGAGTACATGGACGTCGCTCTCGAGGTCTTCCCGACCGCCACCGTCGTCCGCACGCACCGCGATCCGCTGAAGTCCATCCCCTCGTTCTGCAGCATGGTCGCCCACGGCCGCGGCCTGTTCAGCGACCGGGTCGACCCGAAGGAGATCGGCGCGCACTGGTTCGCCAAGACCTGCCGACTGGTCGAGCTGACCGCACGCGTCCGGGAAGCCGCGGACCCGCGCCGCTTCGTCGACGTCTCCTACGTCGACCTGGTCGACAATCCGATGGCGGTCCTGGGCAAGGTCTACCAACGGGCCGGCATTCCCTTCGGACCGGACGCGCTGAAAGCCGCGGAGCGGACCGCGAGCCGCAACGTGCAGCACCGCTACGGGCGGCATGTCTACGAACCGGAGAGCTTCGGCCTGAACCGGGAAGTGATCGAGCAGGGAATGGCGGCCTATCGAAAACGGCACTCCATTCCCCGTGAGTAA
- a CDS encoding SDR family NAD(P)-dependent oxidoreductase produces MKKLFKVLRKAVRDRAAERPEIEPLPASVRIDGKTCLVTGANSGVGKAVAIDLAKRGGHVLMACRSGHPEAGEKVRAASGSDRVEMLRVDLSDMRSVHRLCDELRDRETTIDIGVLNAGLMPRRARPTPQGFETMFAVHFLANRVLVDRWLRDKTVRPANPIGEAPRIVIVSSDAHRSAEPIDFDRFGEFTDYGVRDGIRHYGASKLVLCTYATELSRRLNREGEGHVVVHSLCPGPVNTAIAREAPWFLKPLVVPMMRFFFLTPEKAARPVSYLCCADDAGRRSGIYLHMLREKRPSEHATDPANGASLWQASETLLETQAPPS; encoded by the coding sequence ATGAAGAAACTCTTCAAGGTGCTGCGCAAGGCGGTCCGGGATCGGGCTGCAGAGCGGCCGGAGATCGAGCCGCTGCCGGCTTCCGTTCGGATCGACGGCAAGACGTGCCTCGTGACCGGAGCCAACAGCGGCGTCGGCAAGGCCGTCGCCATCGATCTCGCAAAGCGCGGCGGCCACGTCCTGATGGCCTGCCGGAGCGGTCACCCCGAAGCGGGCGAAAAGGTCCGGGCCGCTTCCGGCTCCGACCGAGTCGAGATGCTGCGGGTCGATCTCTCCGACATGCGTTCGGTGCATCGGCTCTGCGACGAGCTACGCGACCGGGAAACGACGATTGACATCGGGGTCCTCAACGCTGGCCTCATGCCGCGTCGCGCCCGACCCACGCCGCAGGGGTTCGAGACGATGTTCGCCGTCCACTTCCTCGCCAACCGGGTGCTGGTCGACCGCTGGCTGAGGGACAAGACGGTTCGCCCGGCGAACCCGATCGGGGAGGCGCCCCGCATCGTCATCGTCTCCTCCGACGCCCACCGCTCCGCCGAGCCGATCGACTTCGACCGCTTCGGCGAGTTCACGGACTACGGCGTCCGGGACGGGATCAGGCACTACGGCGCAAGCAAGCTCGTCCTCTGCACCTACGCGACGGAGCTCTCGCGTCGCCTGAACCGCGAAGGCGAGGGCCACGTCGTCGTGCACTCGCTCTGTCCCGGCCCGGTCAACACGGCCATCGCCCGGGAAGCGCCGTGGTTCCTGAAGCCCCTGGTGGTCCCGATGATGAGGTTCTTCTTCCTGACGCCGGAGAAGGCCGCCAGGCCCGTGAGCTATCTGTGCTGCGCCGACGACGCCGGCAGGCGCAGCGGCATCTACCTCCACATGCTGCGCGAGAAGCGCCCGTCCGAGCACGCCACGGACCCGGCCAACGGCGCCAGCCTGTGGCAGGCCAGCGAGACGTTGCTCGAGACGCAGGCACCGCCGAGCTGA
- a CDS encoding SDR family NAD(P)-dependent oxidoreductase, translating into MAYRPGSGLSKAFHHMWELSSRKPVAGRVDMSGRKVIVTGGTPGSIGYQVARTLAAWGADVAVTCPRDSATARETLLRELRDAGQRPNGIEAHRLDLADAGSVADFAAWYRETFGGRLDVLINNAGILRDVLWRWRERRVAADGVEIHWRTNYLGTFHLTRLLLPMLLESGRRSGDARVINVSSHQHDKGSNDRFFAPPDRLDSWTAYGQSKLALIHHALELQRRYASDGNLRTAALHPGSAYSNMTFGWQDEPRWLRRTKRLFTPLAPLILLTPAQAAQTTIHCATDPHLEGGHYHERCAKAEPIPDARDEAASRRLWEETDRWFRSLGQQ; encoded by the coding sequence GTGGCCTACCGTCCCGGATCCGGCCTCTCCAAGGCCTTCCACCACATGTGGGAGCTCTCTTCGCGCAAGCCGGTGGCCGGGCGGGTCGACATGTCGGGCAGAAAGGTGATCGTCACCGGCGGGACGCCCGGGTCGATCGGCTACCAGGTCGCCAGAACGCTCGCCGCCTGGGGCGCCGACGTCGCGGTCACCTGCCCGCGCGACAGCGCAACCGCCAGGGAGACCCTGTTGCGGGAGCTGCGGGACGCCGGGCAGCGACCGAACGGAATCGAGGCCCACCGGCTCGATCTCGCCGACGCCGGCAGCGTCGCCGACTTCGCCGCCTGGTACCGCGAGACGTTCGGCGGCCGCCTGGACGTGCTGATCAACAACGCCGGCATCCTCCGCGACGTGCTCTGGCGATGGCGCGAGCGCAGGGTCGCCGCAGACGGCGTCGAGATCCACTGGCGCACGAACTACCTCGGGACTTTCCACCTGACCCGCCTGCTGCTGCCGATGCTGCTCGAGTCCGGCCGGCGGAGCGGCGATGCGCGGGTGATCAACGTCTCCTCGCACCAGCACGACAAGGGCAGCAACGACCGCTTCTTCGCGCCCCCGGACAGGCTCGACTCCTGGACCGCCTACGGCCAGTCCAAGCTGGCCCTGATCCACCATGCTCTTGAGCTGCAGCGCCGCTACGCCTCGGACGGGAACCTGCGAACAGCCGCCCTGCATCCGGGCTCCGCCTACTCGAACATGACCTTCGGCTGGCAGGACGAGCCCCGGTGGCTCAGGCGGACGAAGCGCCTGTTCACGCCGCTGGCGCCGCTGATCCTCCTGACGCCGGCGCAGGCCGCGCAGACGACGATCCACTGCGCCACGGATCCGCACCTGGAGGGCGGCCACTACCATGAGCGCTGCGCCAAGGCCGAGCCCATCCCCGACGCCCGGGACGAAGCCGCGTCGCGACGCCTCTGGGAAGAAACGGACCGCTGGTTCCGGTCACTCGGCCAGCAGTAG
- a CDS encoding SRPBCC domain-containing protein has protein sequence MFKHSIESEPVEIHAPTEVAWDLLVDLDRYHEWNPFARTYRKTNVRVGSTIHFDVKLDRYNRKQTERIAIVEPPTRLAWTTNVALGLVKALRVQRLEKRSETSCTYFNTDTLEGPLAPIARLLFGGAMHRGFASVGRALKQTAEERHSR, from the coding sequence ATGTTCAAGCACTCGATCGAATCAGAGCCGGTCGAGATCCACGCACCGACCGAGGTGGCCTGGGACCTCCTCGTCGATCTCGACCGATACCACGAATGGAACCCCTTCGCCCGGACCTACCGGAAGACGAATGTACGCGTCGGCTCCACGATCCACTTCGACGTCAAGCTGGACCGCTACAACCGGAAGCAGACCGAGCGGATCGCGATCGTCGAACCGCCAACCCGCCTGGCGTGGACCACGAACGTCGCCCTCGGACTCGTCAAGGCGCTGCGCGTCCAGCGGCTCGAGAAGCGAAGCGAGACGAGCTGCACCTACTTCAACACCGACACCCTCGAAGGACCGCTGGCGCCGATTGCCCGCCTCCTGTTCGGCGGCGCCATGCATCGCGGCTTCGCAAGCGTCGGCCGGGCGTTGAAGCAAACGGCGGAGGAACGGCACAGCCGCTAG
- a CDS encoding carboxypeptidase regulatory-like domain-containing protein, producing MTTSRLIQFVVAPGVLVAVACAPTETVPTTQFPAPEGYIGGVVQGARGPEAGVWVIAETEDLPTKFAKIVVTDDEGRFMLPELPDASYAVWVRGYGLVDSEPLEMRPTAESVTLQATTGATPEEAAKVYPGDYWLSLMAPPDEGLFPGTGDDGNGMGTRMLSQAHWLDSLKSDCNFCHQLGSRQTRTVDHVFEAKPELTTHKEAWEWRLGTGVRGNQMYNVLRIQGMDASLDVYADWTERIAAGELPPAPPRPQGIERNLVLTLWDVGSDKTFMHDLVSTDKNNPGINPGGPIYAASSGHGQLVVLDPVQNVSYARNIPTREPRSEVPSRFPPPMRPSFFWGDEHIWGNPPYNPSDPHNPMIDSKGRVWLTSKIRGARRPPAWCSDPENKYAAWWTPRSGGRHASFFDPVTRKFTLIETCFSTHHLQFDNDANETVYFNGGGAGFSWVDTKVFDETGDEQQAVGWCPLVVDTNGDGEITKPWNVAVASAGGYTYRVDAVRAQEERAAAGEAETTPEPDPRYDTQLSYGLYSVIPSPVDDSLWGASQTYPGYIIRLMRGEDAPTSCRSQIFRVPEPGFDPRGIDITSDGVVWTALAGSSHLASLDVRKCEPRDEPDSPDGSQCPEGWTLYRTEGPTMKGSDVPADFHYYNWVDQHDVGGFGENTPIATGSNSDSLLVLDPDTGEWTTLRVPYPLGFFSRGLDGRIDDPDAGWKGRALWANYGTNYIWHTEGGKGTRGKFVKFQIRPDPLAR from the coding sequence ATGACCACCTCCAGGCTGATCCAGTTCGTTGTCGCCCCCGGCGTTCTTGTGGCCGTTGCCTGTGCGCCGACCGAAACCGTCCCCACGACCCAGTTCCCCGCACCCGAGGGCTACATCGGCGGCGTCGTCCAGGGCGCCCGGGGCCCCGAAGCCGGTGTCTGGGTGATCGCCGAGACGGAAGACCTGCCGACGAAGTTCGCGAAGATCGTCGTCACCGACGACGAAGGCCGGTTCATGCTGCCGGAACTGCCCGACGCGAGCTACGCCGTCTGGGTGCGGGGATACGGGCTCGTCGACTCCGAGCCGCTCGAGATGAGGCCAACGGCCGAGTCCGTCACGCTCCAGGCAACCACCGGGGCGACTCCGGAGGAAGCCGCGAAGGTCTATCCCGGCGACTACTGGCTGTCCCTGATGGCGCCACCGGACGAGGGCCTCTTCCCCGGTACCGGCGACGACGGCAACGGCATGGGAACCCGCATGCTGTCCCAGGCCCACTGGCTCGACTCGCTGAAGTCGGACTGCAACTTCTGCCACCAGCTCGGAAGTCGCCAGACCCGCACCGTCGATCACGTGTTCGAGGCCAAGCCGGAGCTCACCACCCACAAGGAAGCCTGGGAGTGGCGGCTGGGCACCGGAGTGCGCGGCAACCAGATGTACAACGTGCTCCGGATTCAGGGCATGGACGCTTCGCTCGACGTCTACGCCGACTGGACGGAGCGCATCGCCGCGGGAGAGCTGCCGCCGGCGCCGCCGCGGCCGCAAGGGATCGAGCGCAACCTCGTCCTCACCCTCTGGGACGTGGGCAGCGACAAGACGTTCATGCACGATCTCGTGTCGACCGACAAGAACAACCCCGGCATCAACCCCGGCGGCCCCATCTACGCCGCGAGTTCGGGGCACGGCCAGCTCGTGGTCCTGGACCCCGTGCAGAACGTGAGCTACGCCCGGAACATCCCCACCCGCGAACCGCGAAGCGAGGTCCCGTCGCGCTTCCCGCCGCCGATGCGGCCGTCCTTCTTCTGGGGCGACGAGCACATCTGGGGCAATCCCCCCTACAACCCGTCCGACCCGCACAACCCGATGATCGACAGCAAGGGCCGCGTCTGGCTGACCTCCAAGATCCGCGGCGCGCGCCGCCCGCCGGCATGGTGCAGCGACCCGGAGAACAAGTACGCGGCCTGGTGGACGCCGCGGTCCGGCGGACGTCATGCCTCCTTCTTCGACCCGGTGACCCGGAAGTTCACGCTGATCGAGACCTGCTTCTCGACTCACCACCTGCAGTTCGACAACGACGCCAACGAAACCGTGTACTTCAACGGCGGCGGCGCCGGCTTCTCCTGGGTCGACACGAAGGTCTTCGACGAGACCGGCGACGAGCAGCAGGCCGTCGGCTGGTGCCCCCTGGTCGTCGACACGAACGGCGACGGCGAGATCACCAAGCCCTGGAACGTCGCGGTCGCCTCGGCGGGCGGTTACACCTACCGTGTCGATGCCGTCAGGGCCCAGGAAGAACGGGCCGCGGCGGGCGAGGCCGAGACGACGCCGGAGCCCGACCCGCGCTACGACACGCAACTCTCCTACGGCCTCTACTCGGTCATTCCGAGCCCGGTCGACGACTCGCTGTGGGGGGCCTCCCAGACCTATCCCGGCTACATCATCCGCCTGATGCGCGGCGAGGACGCCCCGACCAGTTGCCGGTCGCAGATCTTCCGCGTCCCGGAACCTGGCTTCGACCCGCGCGGCATCGACATCACGAGCGACGGGGTGGTGTGGACGGCGCTTGCGGGCAGCAGCCACCTGGCGAGCCTGGATGTCCGCAAGTGCGAGCCGCGGGACGAGCCGGACAGCCCGGACGGCAGCCAGTGCCCGGAGGGCTGGACCCTGTACCGGACCGAGGGCCCCACGATGAAGGGCTCGGACGTACCGGCGGACTTCCACTACTACAACTGGGTCGACCAGCACGACGTCGGCGGCTTCGGCGAGAACACGCCGATCGCCACCGGATCGAACTCGGACAGCCTGCTGGTCCTCGACCCCGACACCGGCGAGTGGACCACGCTGCGGGTCCCCTACCCTCTCGGCTTCTTCTCTCGCGGCCTGGACGGCCGCATCGACGACCCCGACGCCGGCTGGAAGGGACGCGCCCTCTGGGCCAACTACGGCACGAACTACATCTGGCACACCGAGGGCGGCAAGGGCACCCGCGGCAAGTTCGTCAAGTTCCAGATCCGGCCGGATCCGCTGGCGCGCTAG
- a CDS encoding alkaline phosphatase D family protein — protein MWLGESFWANPMEDWRVEDGAAEVQTGGGDRNIHLITHRLEGEQGKFRMSVRCRRVEAGERDGGVGFRIGVRNRIDDHRSNCFARGVGVDAGLVGARLVLGGVNADVDGGESIVADGVVLVLEGRTEGEDCELTLVARNIGGDELGRVEHRLAAVDIAGNVAIVSNFDREIAKGEGARYGFSEWTVDGDAFEVNEDRRFGPILWSMYSLSDSRGDEGFVVKLTALLPPLGADDDRRVELLTEHDGEWRSHGFAELDPDAWTATFRLPNWNERVAAPFRVVYRERHTDDGETEHEWRGTIRANPAGRPLRLAGLTCQNDYSFPYAPVADHVLARDPDLLFFSGDQLYENHGGYGLIREPAEPAILNYLRKYYEFGWAFRETMRDRPTLCIPDDHDVFQGNIWGEGGKAMDTGRGTSSLGGYREPARMVNVVHRTNASHHPDPFDPAPVEQDISVYYGDMVYGGVGFAILADRQFKSGPEHVDTGPGRADHVLDESADTSALDQPDLALLGGRQEEFLEQWASDWRGHTMKVLLSQTVFAGVATHHGGHDDYLIADLDCGGWPQTPRNRLVRILRKAKCLHVCGDQHLPSLVQYGADRQRDGCWAFCTPAISAGYPRWWRPDEVGTPHRNRPRHGLAHTGEFRDPLGNRVYVYAIGNPEVGTAPDPYERAHQKSSGFGLVTVDTQAKTYRIEAFRFLSAAGTEDGENAQFPGWPVTVHQDENAGENRIG, from the coding sequence GTGTGGCTCGGGGAATCGTTCTGGGCGAATCCGATGGAGGACTGGCGGGTCGAGGACGGAGCGGCGGAGGTGCAGACGGGCGGCGGTGACCGGAACATTCACCTGATCACGCATCGACTGGAGGGTGAGCAGGGGAAGTTTCGGATGTCCGTCCGTTGCCGGCGAGTGGAAGCGGGCGAACGGGACGGTGGCGTGGGGTTTCGGATCGGTGTTCGCAACCGGATCGACGATCATCGGAGCAACTGCTTTGCGCGGGGCGTTGGGGTCGATGCCGGACTGGTCGGTGCGCGGCTGGTGCTGGGCGGCGTGAACGCGGATGTCGACGGCGGGGAGTCGATCGTGGCCGATGGCGTCGTGCTGGTTCTCGAGGGTCGTACGGAAGGCGAGGACTGCGAACTCACCCTGGTGGCGCGGAACATCGGCGGCGACGAACTCGGTCGCGTCGAACACCGCCTGGCCGCCGTGGACATCGCCGGGAACGTCGCGATCGTCAGCAACTTCGACCGGGAGATCGCCAAGGGCGAGGGCGCCCGTTACGGGTTCAGCGAGTGGACGGTGGACGGGGATGCCTTCGAGGTCAACGAGGACCGCCGTTTCGGGCCGATCCTGTGGTCGATGTACTCGCTTAGCGACTCTCGCGGCGACGAGGGGTTCGTGGTCAAGCTGACGGCGCTTCTCCCACCACTGGGCGCCGACGACGACCGGCGGGTCGAGCTGCTGACGGAGCACGACGGGGAGTGGCGGTCCCACGGCTTCGCCGAACTCGACCCGGACGCCTGGACGGCGACGTTCCGGCTCCCGAACTGGAACGAACGGGTCGCGGCGCCGTTCCGGGTCGTCTACCGCGAGCGGCACACGGACGACGGCGAGACGGAGCACGAGTGGCGGGGCACGATCCGGGCTAACCCTGCCGGGCGGCCGCTGCGGCTGGCGGGCCTCACCTGCCAGAACGACTACTCGTTCCCCTACGCTCCGGTCGCGGACCACGTTCTGGCCCGCGACCCCGACCTCCTCTTCTTCTCGGGCGACCAGCTCTACGAGAACCACGGCGGCTACGGCCTGATCCGGGAGCCGGCGGAGCCGGCGATCCTCAACTACCTGCGGAAGTACTACGAGTTCGGCTGGGCGTTCCGGGAAACGATGCGGGACCGGCCGACGTTATGTATTCCGGATGACCACGATGTCTTCCAGGGCAACATCTGGGGGGAGGGCGGCAAGGCGATGGACACCGGCCGGGGCACGTCCTCGCTCGGCGGCTACCGGGAGCCGGCGCGGATGGTCAACGTGGTCCACCGCACGAACGCCTCGCATCACCCGGACCCGTTCGACCCGGCGCCGGTCGAACAGGACATCAGCGTCTACTACGGCGACATGGTGTACGGCGGCGTGGGGTTCGCGATCCTGGCCGACAGACAGTTCAAGAGCGGCCCGGAGCATGTGGACACCGGACCCGGCCGGGCCGACCACGTACTGGACGAAAGCGCCGACACCTCCGCGCTCGACCAGCCCGATCTCGCGCTGCTTGGTGGGCGCCAGGAGGAGTTCCTGGAGCAGTGGGCCAGCGACTGGCGCGGCCACACGATGAAGGTGCTGCTCAGCCAGACGGTGTTCGCCGGCGTCGCCACGCATCACGGCGGCCACGACGACTACCTGATCGCGGATCTCGACTGCGGCGGCTGGCCCCAGACGCCGCGCAACCGGCTGGTGCGCATCCTCCGGAAGGCGAAGTGCCTGCACGTCTGCGGCGACCAGCACCTGCCGTCCCTCGTGCAGTACGGCGCCGACAGGCAACGCGACGGCTGCTGGGCATTCTGCACGCCTGCGATCAGCGCCGGCTACCCGCGCTGGTGGCGGCCCGACGAGGTCGGCACCCCGCACCGGAACCGGCCGCGGCACGGCCTCGCGCACACCGGCGAGTTCCGCGATCCGCTGGGCAACCGGGTCTACGTCTACGCGATCGGCAACCCGGAGGTCGGCACCGCGCCGGACCCGTACGAGCGGGCGCACCAGAAGAGCAGCGGCTTCGGCCTGGTCACGGTCGACACGCAGGCGAAGACCTACCGGATCGAGGCGTTCCGCTTTCTGAGCGCGGCCGGCACCGAAGACGGCGAGAACGCCCAGTTCCCCGGCTGGCCGGTGACCGTGCACCAGGACGAGAACGCGGGCGAGAACCGGATCGGCTAA
- a CDS encoding DUF5916 domain-containing protein, producing the protein MRLLSRGLPRTHLAICLLAGFLLAQATGARQNAGSPPGSPAPSEGPLDLPFAFDGPPPPVPPAVMTRDDSGRATVRAVRLATPLRIDGRLDEVLYDTVPPISDFLQVEPRPGEPATDKTDVWITFDDTTVFVSLRCWQDPDRIAANDMRRDAYSQDDYFDIALDTFHDGRNAVVFTVYASGGRFDAQITDERQMNVDWNPVWDLRTGRFDGGWTAEAAIPFRSLRYRPGRAQIWGINLQRYTQWKNESSTLNRLPPALGPMGIMQMSLAGPLVGLEVPPASKNLEIKPYLVADMVSDRLADPEISNEVDADIGIDIKYGLSQNLTADFTYNTDFAQVEADQQQVDLTRFSLFFPEKRDFFLENQGTFGFGGAETGIFATSFDTPILFYSRRIGLHEGRAVPIEGGARLTGRTGRYTLGLLDIQSEDEALSGARATNFGVVRLKRDILRRSSVGVIYTRRSVALNGDGRNDAYGVDGTFAFFENLTFNTYWAQTRTPVLEGDDASYRLQMDYNGDRYGVQLERLRVGGHFNPEIGFVRRHDMRRSFGQFRFSPRPAASNLVRKYSWTGSMAYIENGAGLVETRDGAVGFGIEFHNSDRVQLTYARTYEFLPWPFPIAQDITLAVGGYEFDYVQGSLNLGQQRRVSGSFLFEYGDFYSGRKTSFGWGFGRVNVTPQFALEPSVSLNQVDLPQGEFAVELVDMRVIYTMTPRMFVIALLQYDSESRGLAANVRLRWEYRPGSELFVVYNEQRDTLGQGFPGLNNSALIVKVTRLFQR; encoded by the coding sequence ATGCGGCTACTCTCGCGCGGCCTGCCGCGCACGCACCTGGCGATCTGCCTGCTCGCCGGCTTCCTCCTGGCTCAAGCCACCGGGGCACGCCAGAATGCCGGCTCCCCGCCGGGTTCGCCGGCGCCGTCGGAAGGGCCGCTTGATCTCCCCTTCGCCTTCGACGGGCCTCCGCCACCCGTGCCGCCGGCCGTGATGACCCGGGACGACTCCGGCCGGGCCACGGTTCGAGCGGTCCGCCTCGCCACGCCGCTCCGAATTGACGGCAGGCTGGACGAGGTCCTCTACGACACCGTGCCCCCGATTTCCGACTTCCTTCAGGTCGAACCCCGGCCGGGAGAGCCGGCCACCGACAAAACGGACGTCTGGATCACGTTCGACGACACCACGGTCTTCGTGTCGCTCCGCTGCTGGCAGGACCCCGACCGGATCGCGGCCAACGACATGCGGCGAGACGCGTACAGCCAGGACGACTACTTCGACATCGCGCTCGACACGTTCCATGACGGTCGCAACGCGGTCGTCTTCACCGTCTACGCCTCGGGCGGCCGCTTCGACGCCCAGATCACCGACGAGCGCCAGATGAACGTCGACTGGAATCCGGTCTGGGATCTCAGAACGGGCAGGTTCGACGGCGGTTGGACGGCCGAAGCCGCGATCCCGTTCCGATCGCTCAGGTACCGCCCCGGCCGCGCGCAGATCTGGGGCATCAACCTGCAGCGCTACACGCAGTGGAAGAACGAGAGCTCGACCCTGAACCGCCTCCCGCCGGCGCTGGGCCCGATGGGCATCATGCAGATGTCGCTGGCCGGCCCCCTGGTCGGACTGGAGGTGCCGCCGGCCTCGAAGAACCTCGAGATCAAGCCCTATCTGGTCGCCGACATGGTGAGCGACCGTCTGGCCGACCCGGAGATCTCGAACGAAGTGGACGCCGACATCGGCATCGACATCAAGTACGGGCTCAGCCAGAACCTCACCGCCGACTTCACCTACAACACCGACTTCGCCCAGGTCGAAGCCGATCAGCAGCAGGTCGATCTGACGCGCTTCAGCCTCTTCTTTCCCGAGAAGCGCGACTTCTTTCTCGAGAACCAGGGGACCTTCGGCTTCGGCGGCGCCGAAACCGGCATCTTCGCCACATCGTTCGACACGCCCATCCTGTTCTACAGCCGGCGCATCGGCCTGCACGAGGGGCGCGCGGTCCCCATCGAGGGCGGTGCCCGCCTGACCGGCCGCACGGGCCGCTACACCCTCGGCCTGCTGGACATCCAGTCGGAAGACGAGGCGCTGTCCGGCGCCCGCGCGACGAACTTCGGCGTCGTACGACTCAAGCGGGACATCCTGCGGCGGAGCAGCGTCGGCGTCATCTACACGCGCCGCTCGGTCGCACTGAACGGTGACGGGCGCAACGACGCGTACGGCGTCGACGGGACCTTCGCGTTCTTCGAAAACCTCACGTTCAACACCTACTGGGCCCAGACCCGGACGCCCGTACTGGAGGGGGACGACGCCAGCTACCGCCTGCAGATGGACTACAACGGGGACCGTTACGGCGTCCAGTTGGAACGCCTGCGGGTCGGAGGCCACTTCAACCCGGAAATCGGATTCGTGCGCCGCCACGACATGCGCCGGTCCTTCGGCCAGTTCCGGTTCAGCCCACGGCCGGCCGCCAGCAATCTGGTGCGCAAGTACTCGTGGACCGGGTCGATGGCCTACATCGAGAACGGCGCCGGCCTGGTCGAAACGCGGGACGGAGCGGTCGGGTTCGGCATCGAGTTCCACAACAGCGATCGGGTCCAACTCACCTACGCGCGGACCTACGAGTTCCTCCCGTGGCCGTTTCCCATCGCCCAGGACATCACGCTCGCCGTCGGCGGCTACGAGTTCGACTACGTCCAGGGCAGCCTGAACCTTGGCCAGCAGCGACGGGTCTCGGGCAGCTTTCTGTTCGAGTACGGCGACTTCTACAGCGGCCGCAAGACCTCCTTTGGCTGGGGCTTTGGACGAGTGAACGTGACCCCCCAGTTCGCCCTGGAGCCCAGCGTCTCGCTGAATCAGGTCGACCTGCCCCAAGGCGAGTTCGCCGTGGAGCTCGTCGACATGCGCGTCATCTACACGATGACGCCGCGGATGTTCGTGATCGCGCTCCTGCAGTACGACTCGGAGAGCCGCGGGCTGGCGGCGAACGTGCGGCTCCGCTGGGAGTACCGGCCCGGAAGCGAGCTGTTCGTCGTGTACAACGAACAGCGCGACACCCTGGGGCAGGGCTTTCCGGGACTCAACAACAGCGCGCTGATCGTCAAGGTCACGCGGCTGTTCCAGCGCTAG